Proteins from one Acidobacteriota bacterium genomic window:
- a CDS encoding cupredoxin domain-containing protein, whose amino-acid sequence MTLRNMFAFAVAFSFAVVVGSAQAPSAPAKPKQEQKKIQKVKLSFDDKGYVVTPSTLTKGVPVEMDVDLDTVKGCMRTVVIASLNVKKTVKTGDTLIEFTPDKTGNVPVICGMNMGKGAFTVVDPK is encoded by the coding sequence ATGACCCTCAGAAACATGTTCGCATTCGCGGTGGCGTTTTCGTTTGCCGTGGTGGTGGGATCGGCTCAGGCGCCCAGCGCACCGGCCAAGCCGAAACAGGAACAGAAGAAGATCCAGAAGGTGAAGCTGTCGTTCGACGACAAGGGCTACGTCGTGACGCCCTCGACGCTTACCAAGGGCGTGCCCGTCGAGATGGACGTGGATCTGGATACGGTCAAGGGGTGTATGCGCACGGTGGTGATCGCGTCCTTGAACGTGAAGAAGACGGTCAAGACCGGAGATACGCTGATTGAGTTCACGCCGGACAAGACCGGGAACGTGCCGGTGATTTGCGGCATGAACATGGGGAAGGGCGCATTTACGGTCGTCGATCCGAAGTGA
- a CDS encoding CDP-alcohol phosphatidyltransferase family protein, which produces MHRPVKSFDYAQALKQGHQLPLLRYLNVDRYVHRPVGALIVRAIYSTSVTPNQLTYASFVLGAIAAACFCQVPRAFVVAGAFIQLAASFIDSADGMLARAKGMQSRFGATLDLMLDRIGDLLLYGSTIVAYYHVTGDARLAIAGLIGLALFNLQVTLYYLVEQYRKAERTGMSGETRALLSWLIVVCALAGRFEILMWVLVVEPVANIVYRVWYVHHLPPDPA; this is translated from the coding sequence ATGCACCGCCCGGTGAAGAGCTTCGACTACGCCCAGGCCCTCAAGCAGGGGCATCAACTCCCGTTGCTGCGCTACCTGAACGTCGATCGCTACGTGCATCGGCCCGTGGGTGCCCTGATTGTGCGGGCGATCTACTCCACGAGCGTCACCCCGAATCAGCTCACGTATGCGTCGTTTGTGCTGGGCGCCATCGCCGCGGCCTGTTTCTGCCAGGTGCCCCGGGCCTTCGTGGTGGCTGGGGCGTTCATCCAGCTCGCGGCCAGTTTCATTGATTCGGCCGATGGCATGCTGGCCAGAGCCAAGGGCATGCAGAGCCGGTTTGGGGCGACGCTGGACCTGATGCTCGATCGCATCGGCGATCTGCTCCTCTACGGGTCGACCATCGTTGCCTACTACCACGTCACCGGCGACGCGCGCCTCGCGATTGCCGGCCTGATTGGCCTCGCCCTGTTCAACCTGCAGGTCACGCTCTACTACCTGGTCGAGCAGTACAGGAAGGCGGAGCGGACCGGGATGTCCGGTGAAACGCGCGCCCTGCTCAGCTGGCTGATCGTCGTCTGCGCGCTGGCCGGGCGATTCGAGATCCTGATGTGGGTGCTGGTGGTCGAACCGGTGGCGAACATCGTGTATCGGGTCTGGTACGTCCATCACCTTCCACCCGATCCGGCCTGA